A genomic window from Silene latifolia isolate original U9 population chromosome 11, ASM4854445v1, whole genome shotgun sequence includes:
- the LOC141614291 gene encoding protein FAR1-RELATED SEQUENCE 5-like, translated as MLALAVQHKYVHYWVTDHETDELTHVFMAHPEAVKMFRSYYYVVQIDSTYKTNEYRLPLVEMVGVTPVGKSFVIAYALVTHESKEKYLWVLRKLKALLNDAVQPIAIVTDCEGGLLNAIPIVFPDSSHLLCLWHIYSNVETKALDITKQDNWAKHVTFTLFTAVVEAETEEKFNVAWGKLAREWAGVAAYIERQWFPHLEKWAKYRTNKITHFGNTSTSRVESAHANLKRW; from the coding sequence ATGTTAGCACTTGCGGTTCAGCATAAGTACGTTCATTATTGGGTCACTGATCATGAGACCGATGAGCTAACCCACGTGTTCATGGCTCATCCAGAAGCCGTTAAGATGTTTCGATCATACTATTATGTGGTACAGATCGATTCCACGTACAAGACAAATGAATATCGTCTTCCGCTTGTTGAGATGGTTGGAGTCACACCCGTCGGGAAGAGCTTTGTCATCGCGTATGCTCTTGTAACGCATGAGTCCAAGGAGAAATATCTGTGGGTACTACGGAAACTGAAGGCCCTGCTCAATGATGCCGTTCAACCTATTGCTATTGTTACTGATTGCGAGGGTGGTTTGTTGAACGCGATTCCCATTGTTTTTCCAGATTCGTCTCACTTGCTATGTCTTTGGCATATATATTCTAACGTGGAGACGAAAGCACTTGATATCACGAAACAGGATAATTGGGCTAAGCACGTAACTTTTACCTTGTTTACTGCGGTTGTCGAGGCGGAGACCGAAGAAAAGTTTAATGTTGCGTGGGGCAAATTGGCAAGGGAATGGGCGGGAGTGGCGGCTTATATtgagaggcaatggttcccgcactTGGAAAAATGGGCCAAGTATAGAACGAACAAGATAACTCATTTTGGGAATACTTCTACATCCCGGGTTGAGTCGGCTCATGCGAATTTGAAGAGATGGTGA
- the LOC141612046 gene encoding uncharacterized protein LOC141612046 has translation MSWGKMQQEKKTRVDTVELKAVLLKKVGQESFKRYFHCLNRFLNQKLSKSEFDKSCYRILGRENLPLHNQIIKAILRNACSAKTPPPKSHEVGPTCSPVYEDGSCQGAVTAHHQSSVGPGWSNGVVPISLVKGRSEIRDRRLRDKPSLGLIEKPDSVENGDLAPCGYQRPLHQLGGHAELAANAAAVERGEEVGQASHLKLSAFSRSPLIAPLGIPNCPASTGGARKVLPGTRVDDYISCFDLDGLSDSETLKKRMEQIAASQGLGVTLECANTLNNMVDVYLKRLISSCLELVGSRSICDTSANPIKKQQIPRRLINGLWPNSHLHMQNGGAQVSLLDFKVALELNPQLLGENWPLLLEKISMQGFEE, from the coding sequence ATGAGTTGGGGGAAAATGCAACAAGAGAAGAAAACTCGAGTAGATACAGTTGAGCTGAAAGCTGTGTTGCTCAAGAAGGTTGGGCAAGAGAGCTTCAAGAGGTATTTTCACTGTTTGAATAGATTTCTAAACCAGAAGTTGAGTAAAAGTGAGTTTGACAAGTCATGTTATCGGATACTTGGGAGGGAAAACCTCCCTTTACATAATCAGATAATAAAGGCGATTTTGAGAAACGCCTGTAGTGCTAAAACCCCTCCTCCGAAATCCCATGAAGTGGGTCCCACATGTTCGCCTGTTTATGAAGATGGGAGTTGTCAGGGTGCAGTTACAGCTCACCACCAAAGTTCAGTTGGCCCTGGTTGGTCGAATGGGGTTGTTCCTATCTCCCTCGTAAAGGGCCGGTCTGAAATTCGCGACAGGAGGCTCAGAGATAAACCCAGTCTTGGCCTGATTGAGAAGCCCGATTCTGTAGAGAATGGGGACTTAGCACCTTGTGGTTACCAGCGACCCTTGCATCAGCTAGGAGGACATGCTGAGCTGGCTGCTAATGCAGCGGCTGTTGAGCGTGGGGAAGAGGTGGGACAGGCTAGCCATTTGAAGCTTTCTGCGTTTTCTAGAAGCCCGTTGATTGCTCCGCTGGGAATTCCAAATTGTCCAGCTAGTACTGGTGGGGCCCGTAAAGTGTTACCAGGGACCCGGGTTGACGATTACATCAGCTGCTTTGACTTAGATGGACTGTCTGATAGCGAGACACTCAAGAAGCGAATGGAGCAGATTGCTGCTTCACAAGGTCTCGGAGTTACCTTGGAATGTGCTAATACGTTGAATAATATGGTGGATGTATATTTGAAGAGATTGATTAGTTCTTGTTTAGAGTTAGTTGGTTCGAGGTCTATATGTGACACGTCAGCAAATCCTATCAAAAAGCAGCAGATTCCCAGGAGGCTTATAAATGGTCTGTGGCCAAATAGTCATTTGCATATGCAAAATGGTGGTGCCCAAGTATCTTTGCTTGATTTCAAAGTTGCACTAGAGTTAAATCCTCAACTACTCGGAGAAAATTGGCCATTGCTATTGGAGAAAATTTCCATGCAGGGATTCGAGGAGTAA